CGAGCAGGGGGTCCACCTCGATGGCGTCCACGGTCCCGGCCCCGAGGCCGCCGCAGGGCGGGAGCACGGAACCGGCTGGCTGCTCGACCGCATCGCGGACGTCGTCGAGCGCGCCTGACGGGAACCCAGGCGGGCCGCCGTCTGGCAGGTTGGTCACATGGTGGCTGATCTCGTCCTCACCAACGCACGCATCCACGACGGCGCCGGGTGGTCGGTGACCGCCGACTCGATCGCCGTCCGTGCAGGCCGCATCGTCGCGATCGGGTCCGACCTGCCGGCGGGGGCGGAGGTCGTCGACCTGGGCGGGGCCTGGGTGCTGCCGGGCTTCCACGACGCGCACGTGCATCCGGTGCAGGCGGGACTCGAGATGAACGCGTGCGACCTCACCGGCGGAGGCGATGTCGACGGCTACCTCGACCGCATCGCGGCGTACGCGACGTCGCGTCCCGAGGCGGAGTGGGTCCTCGGGGGCGGCTGGTCGATGGACGCGTTCCCCGGCGGCGTCCCCACCGCTGCGGCGCTCGACCACGTGCTGCCCGACCGGCCCGCGTTCCTGCCCAACCGGGACCACCACAGCGCCTGGGTCAACACCGCGGCCCTGCGCCGCGCCGGGATCGACCGGACGACGCCGGACCCGAGCGACGGTCGCATCGAGCGGGACGTGGACGGAGAGCCGACCGGCGCGCTCCACGAGGGCGCGATGGAGCTCGTCCGTGCCCTGGTCCCGCCGCCCACCCCGGCGGAGCAGACCCGGGCGTTGCTGAGCGCCCAGGCGTACCTGCACTCCTGGGGCATCGTGGGGTGGCAGGACGCACTCGTCGGGACGGGTCTCGGGATGGCTGACTCGCTCGACACCTACCTGGCCGCGGCACGTGACGGTTCCCTGACGGCCAAGGTCGTCACCGCCCTGTGGTGGGACCGGGCGCGAGGCGCCGAGCAGATCCCGGAGCTCCTCGACCGGCGGGCGCGGGCCGCGGCCGCCGGCATCGATGCGGGCAGCGTCAAGATCATGCAGGACGGGGTGTGCGAGACGTTCACCGCAGCGGTGATCGATCCCTACCTCGACGGCCACGGCCGCCCGACCGCGAACCACGGTCTCAGCTTCATCGAGCGCGCCGACCTCGCGTCGTACGTCCAGCAGCTCGACGCCGCCGACTTCCAGGTGCACGTCCATGCTCTGGGGGACCGGGCCGTCCGCGACAGTCTCGACGCGATCGAGCACGCGGCCGCGGTCAACGGCCGGCGGGGCAACCGGCACCACCTCGCTCACGTGCAGATCGTCCATCCGGACGACGTGCCCCGGTTCGCAGCGCTCGACGTCACGGCCAACGCGCAACCACTGTGGGCGTGCCTGGACGAGCAGATGGCCGACCTGACGCTGCCGTTCCTCGGCACGGCGGCGAAGGAGCAGCAGTACGTGTTCCGGTCGCTGCTCGCCAGCGGCGCGCGGCTCGCGTTCGGCAGCGACTGGCCCGTGTCGTCGCCCGACCCCTTCGGCGCGATGCACGTCGCGGTCAACCGTCGGTCGCCGGGAAGCGATCGTGCGGCGCTGCTCGCGGACCAGGGACTGACGGTTGCCGAGGCGCTGCAGGCCTACACGGAAGGCAGCGCCTGGGTGAACCGGCTCGAGGACGTCTCAGGACGCATCGCGGTGGGCGCGGCCGCGGACCTCGCCGTCGTCGACCACGACGTCCTGGCGGTGCCGGTCGAGCAGATCGGTGACGTCCGGGTGCTGCGCACGTACGTCGACGGTCGCTGCGTGCACGGGGACTGACTCAGGCGAAGGAGACCAGGCAGAACGGGTGCCCGGCAGGGTCGGCGAAGACGCGCCACGGGTCGCCGTCCTCGTCCACGACGTCGGACAGGATGCGCGCGCCCAGCCGGACGACCTCCTCGGTGCCCCGGTCGAGGTCGTCGACCTCGACGTCGAGGTGGATCTGCTGCTCGCCGGTACGTCCCGGCCACGGGGGCGGGGCGAAGTCCTCGACGACCTGGAAGGCCAGGCGCGGTCCGCCGGTCGGCCGTTCCAGGGCCCACCAGTCGTCGTCGCGCTGCGCGATCTCGTGCCCGAGCACCTGCGACCAGAACACCGCGAGCGGCTCCGGGTCACGGCACTCGAGCACGATGGAGCGCACGGCCCCGATCACGGTCATGAGGCGGAGTCGTCGACCCCGTCGGCGTCGGGGTTGCTGACGCTGGGCTCGAACGGCTGGGGCGAGTCGACCTCCGGGTTGTCGGCGGCTTCGTCGGGGGACAGGGGTTCGTCCGGTGACTGGCTCATGCGCCGGTCGTACCCCGCGCGACCTGGATCAAGCGCGGATCAGGCGCAGAGCGACTCGCTGGCGGTGCGTGTCGTGGCCTTGACCGGCTTCGGGGCGTTCGGCTGCACGCCGCCGGCGATGCGGTCCGATCCCAGGATCAGCCAGACGCCGCTCATGCCGCTCGTGTGGACGACGATCTCCGCCTTGAAGCCGAAGTCGCGGTTGATGGCGTCGGCGGTGGTCATCGCCTCGGGGGTGCCGTCGACGAAGATGCGGGTCTTCTTCGCGGGCTTCTGGGCGTTCTCGGTGCCGCTGACCGTGTAGTCCAGCCCGGTCATCGCCGTCTGCGCCGAGGTCGCCAGCCCGTCGGTCTGCGCCGCGTTCAGGATCTTCACCAGGGCGGCGCGGGTGGCCTTCTGGTCGTCCTCGGAGCCCTCGACCGGCACCTTCTTGTCCTTCGCGATCGCGGCGAAGATGGTGTCGGCATCCGCGGTCTTGACGACGCGGTTGGGGTCCGTCGGCGCCGTTCCGTTCGGCATCGTCACGAACCGGATGTCGGAGTCGTCGACGGCCCGGGCGCGCTTGGCCAGCGACGTGAGCTTCGGGATGGACGAGATCCCGTCGTCGACCGTGATGGACGACGTGAGCGCGTTGATGAACTTGAGCAGGCGATCGGGCCGGGTGAGGGTGCCGGCGCTGCGGGCCTGGTTGATGATCGAGGACATCACGACCTGCTGGTGTCCGAGGCGGCCGATGTCGCTGCCGTCGCCCACGGCGTGCCGGGTGCGGGCCAGCGCAAGGGCGTCCTTGCCCCTGAGCTTCTGCTCGCCGGCGGGCAGATCGAGCTTCGCGTCGGGGTCGACCATCGCCTGGTTGAGGCACACCTTGACGCCACCGAGAGCGTTGACCATCGAGGCGAAGCCGTCGAAGTCGAGCTGCACGAAGTGGTTGATGTGCACACCGCTCAGCTGCTCGACCGCACGCACCGAGCAGGACGGCCCGCCGGCCAGGGCCGAGTTGATCATCTGCTGTGGTCCGCCGGCGAACGCGCCGCTGCCGGTGTCGTCACAGGAGGGCAGGTCGGTCAGCGTGTCGCGGGGGATCTGCACCGCGTCGATGCGGGTGTTGTTCTTGGCGAAGTGCACCAGCATCAGGGCGTCGCTGCGCTGCCCCTCCTCCTTGCCGTAGCCCTTGGTCTTGAGCTTGCGGGAGTCCGAGCCGATGAACAGGACGTTGAGGGCGCCCTTCGGGGTGTCGTCGGTGACGACGTGGTCCTTGTCGTCCAGGGCCTTCGACTCGATGTTGTGGTTGAACTTCCAGTACGCTGCCGCAGCTCCGACACCCAGGACGAGGCTCAGCGCCAGCGCGCCTATGCCGAAGGCGCGCGCGATGCGCCGGCCGCGCGGCCGCACCCGTTTGCGGGAGGTCGGTGGCGTCGCGGGCGTCGGCTCGGGGGCCGGCGCTTCTGGGCTGCTCACCATCGTCTCCTGTTGTGTCGGGGCGTGTCTCGTGGCCGCCGGTGCGAACCGGCAGACGTCCCACAATACGAGGGACACCTGAGAAGAGGGTAGGAACCGCGCGTGACGTTCCGCGCATTCCGCTGGTATGTCACGCTGCCCACCCGTCGTCTGGAGCGACGGGCGGCTAGTGCTCCCGCGGGAAGCACTCGCGGCACAGCTCGCGGAGGAAGGACATCCCTGCGACGATCCCGCCCGCCGGTCCCGAGTAGCGGACGTAGTGCGAGCTGGCGATCAGGCCCGCCACCATCGCGCCCGCGGGCGGGTAGTCGTTTCCGGACGGCAGGAGCGTCAGGTACCTGGCCGCCTGGCTGTCCTGGATCTCGGAGACGAACCGTTCCACGTTGGCCGAGTCGTCGACGATCGCCTGCACCTCCACGACGAACTCGGCGTAGCCGCTGATCGTATGGCCCATGCGTCAAGCCTAGGCAGGCTGGGCAGGTCCAGGACGACGAGCATCTGGCGCCTGGGGATCCGGCGCCGGTCGGTGGGCCCCGTGGGACTCGAACCCACAACCCGCGGATTAAAAGTCCGCTGCTCTGCCAATTGAGCTAGAGGCCCGGGACATGGGGACAATAATCCGGAGAACCTTCCGGAGAATGCCACTAGCCCGAGACCGAGTATCGCAGAGGTCTGGTCCGGCGTGGCCGGTGCCTAGGGAGAACCCTCGGGACAACATGCGTGTAGTTCAGTAGGCCTGCCCGTGCCGAACCGGGTGACCTCGCGTCAGGCTTCAGCGGACTGAGAAGGCGCCTCCATCCCGGTCTCCGTGGGGGCGGCTGCGAGATGCTCCGAAAGCATGGATCTGACCAAGACAAGGCCGATGCTGGAGTCGATTGTCTTACCGATCTGCCTCACGTTTCCCGGCCCATCAACCAGTTGAACCAACAGGCGGCTGAGCAGGTCGCTGCGGTCGACGTGCTCTTGCTCTTCGGCGGACAACTTCGCGACCTTGCTGCTGACCGTCCGTTCGACAACCTGGACTATCTCGTCCTGGGTCAAGGGCGTGTATTCGATGAGGGCGTCGAAGCGCGACGCCAAGGCGTCGCCTAGCGCCTCCCGGATCTCGACGTCCGTCTTGTAGTTGGACGTGCAAATGAAAAGGGCCGGACCGACGTCGACCGAGTAGTTCTTGTCGACGAAACGACCGCTGTCGAACAGCTCGTAGAAGGCGCTGTGGAACACCGGGTTCGCCTTGTCGAACTCGTCGATCAGGATCACGCCGGACTCACGGTCCAGCAGGTCACGTGCCAAGGAAGCTTCGGAGTGCTCGCCCCCGAACAGGTACGACGCGAACTTGTCGCTGTGGAACATCGAGAACTGTTTGCGCAGGAGGTCGCCGCCAAGTAGGCCGTTGATGAAATGCGCGGTCTCCGTCTTACCGACTCCTGACGGTCCGTACAGCATGACGACTACTGGCTTGGTTCGTCCTGGACGGATGAGTGGGTACATCGTTGCGAGCAGCAGTTCCCTCACGGTCCGCTGTCCCACGAGGTGATCCGCGAACCCGTCGCGGAACTGTCGAAGCGTCTCAGGGGTGATCGTCGGGTATGTGTGGCGCTCGACCCGAGTGGACGGAAAAGCGCGAATTAGCTGCTCGTGGACCCGGGAGGGTGGGTTGTTGAGGAGCAAGTGCTTCGGGTGAAGTTCCTGGACGAGGTTGGCGAAGTTGGTGATCGCGTGCTCCTGGATGCTGGCGAAATCGGCTGACTCTGCCACCACCCGGTTGGGACGCCGCAACTTGCTGATCGGCTCCTCGCCGTCGTGGCCAGCAACAACGACCCGAAAGAGCTTGCGGAGTGCGTCTCGCTCGTTGATCAGTGTCATAAAGTTCTTGGTCTTCGAGGCTCCCACCTGGTCATGAAACCAAGACGGTGGTCCGTAGTAGATGACGATCTTGGGCTCAGACGCCATGTTCGACTCCTGCAAGGACGACGTCGTAGACGTCGAGCAGCACTTCGGAGTCCGAACCGGCGACTGGGCCGTCCACTACGTCCAGGGCAGTCGGAGACTTGCTCGTGTGCTGAGGTGCGTCGCCCATCTCCGCATCGACACTCAGGCCAGCTTCTGTGCTGCTGCCGACCAGGATGGCGTGGTAGACGAGCCGCATGCGTCCTAGGTCAGTCAAGCCGTAGTTGTTCCGAAATGCTCCGATGTTGAACCTCAGAACGCATTTCTCCGAAGGGTCGACGCTGCTCTCAGCCAACAGCTCGTAGTAGCCCTTGGCGCGCTCGAGAGCTTCGTCCATCCGGGCGAGGTCGAACCCAGTGTCCTCGGTTCTCGCGATGACCATGTACGGGGTGTACATCTTCATGAACGCCATCGAGTCCGCGGGCGCGGTCACCTTGTAATCACGCAAGGGGCGCACGCATTCGTCTCCGGCGACCTCCTCGAGGTAGTCGGTAAGAATGGTGTTCGACAGAGTCTTGCTGAGGATGCTCTGCCCGACCCGCGACACGTCCAGTCCTCCACTCGCCTCGGCTGAAGCGCCCAGAAAGGGAAGCCAGCTGAACTTCGCGACAAGCTTGGACTCGACTTGGCCATGCATGTCAGCAGTCCGGTTCTTGATGTACTCAGCTTTGGACTCCGCGGCGCCGCCGGCGGAGATGTCCAAGTAGTCGGACGCGGACTGCTCATCGAAGTACACGATCTTGAGCATCGACCTGCTCGCAGAACCTACGGGCGGGTTTTCAGTGGTCATGAGCAGGTCCTCACCTAGGGGATCCGACCGGAGCTGGGGATCAGGAAGAGCATGTCTCACGCCACCGACACGACGCGAACGCGGTGTGGGTGAGGGCCTCTGGTCAGTCCCGACCAATACCGTGGGACTTCCACTGCCGGAAGGAACGCGCATGTACCCGCCGCCCGAGGGCACCCTGGAGACTCCAGATCAGATCCGTGAACTGGACGATACCTTCCTCACCTCGGACCCGTTTGGCTACTTCGTGGCACGCATCGGGATGCTGCATGCCTGGGCTAGGTTCTCTGGCGGAGGCCCCGGAGACGAAAGCGAGAACGACGCTACTGAGCCGCAACCCGCACAGGGGGACCACCTCGGCGGCGCCCCTGACGTCGCCGAAGACATCGGGCGACCTGATCTCTTCCCGATCATGCGGGCGGTCATGCGCAACGAGGGCGGCGTTGCCCAGCCCGAGGCAATGACCGTGTCTGCTCAAGTGGCGGTTGATGCCTTTGCCCTCCGACACCATGTCGCGGAAGCATTGGTCAGATTGCTCGTCGGGGCTGCCGAACGGTCGCTCATCTCGGGCATGCCCTCAACGAGCCTGTGGTCGCGTCTCACCGACGACAAGAACGTCCAGATCAGCCAACTTCTTGACGCGGTCAGGAAGGCCGCGGATGACCTCGGTGAGTTTGGTTTCGCTCGGCTGATCGTGCCGCCGTCCGTAACCATCGAGAACGCGGCGGACCAGTCCTACTTGGGAGGCTTCGCTGATCTGTGTGCGGAGTGGGTCGAGCGCGCTGTCGAGCTCCTCGGCCCGTCCGAGCTGGACATCAACACTGCTCACAACAAGGTCAAGCATGGGCTCGCAGTCCGAGGCAGAGCCGACCTCAAAGTGCCCTTCACAACTGTCGGGCCAGATGCCGACGGTAACGTCCCTGTCTCCGCCTTTGACGGCGACACGTCCTTCAACATCTTTGAGAGGCCAGTTCTGGAGTTCATGTCTCGGGCCAAGACGCCTGGAACTCGTCGGGGCGGCGGCCTGGAGGTGACTCAGCTGCAGCTGGACTACCGGCACCTGCTTGCGGAGTCGATGATGATGTCGTACGTTCACGGCGCGCTTTTCCATGTCGCCGCCTGCCAGCACTTCAAGGGTCGTGAGGTGCCCCGTGGGCTTTCTGTGGCGCCGCACCCCGGCCTGGCCGGCCAGGACGCTGCGCGACCGAACCTGGCTGGCCACCAGGTGGGTCTGAAGTTTCCCATCACGAAGCCGACCGGGGGCGGTGAAGCGAGACCTGCGGGTTTCTGGCACAGGGACGGGGCGTCCATTGAGTTCAGCCACGTTGGCAAACGGGTCTCAGCGCAGGTCATCGACCCTGTGGAACCGGGGGACGGGCGGTAGGGGTCGGGAGGCTGCCAGGCCCGCACCGTCCTCGTACCCGCTAGCAACGGTTCAGCGGAACCAATGGCCTAGACGTTCCTCCACGCGTGCGCTGCGGGTTGCGCCGGGTGCGCGTGAACCGCAGGTAGCTGTCGGCATCGGGTCGTCCACACACTTCGACGGCGGCTGACATTCCCGACGTGAGTTGCGTGTGGACCGCGCGCCACATCGTGATGGATGACACCGTGGTGTCCCCGTGCGCCAAGCCGACCGCCGCACGCTGTCGGTCCAGGATGCCGGAGACGCTCGACGAGGCCCTCTTGGAGTTGAACTCTTCGGTGCGCGGCCGGTAGGTCAGGCGTTCGTGAGGCGCGTCGTCAGTCAGGTCCATGTATTCGGCGATCACCCGGATGTTGAACTCGTCCAGCTCCAAGATGCGGCTGGTGACTCCGTGGTCCATCCCGGGAGCTTCGATCAGGCCGTTGCCTGGGGTGAGGTCGAGGCTCTGACGCAGGATCTTGGGGGTCTCGCTGGGGTAGAGGCCGGCGTCGCACTGTGCGTAGACGCAGGCTGCGCGGCGGCCATCCGCACCGCCCACCTGACTCAAGGTGAGCGCCCACATCCGAAGCAGGAGCGTCTCGTCGTCGGTGTAGGAGCGCGTGAGCCCGGCTGTGCGCTGGCGAAGGGAAGGGATCTCGCTCGCGAGTTGCTCAGCTTCGGACTTGTTCGCGAGGGTGCTTCGAGAGGCGGCCAAAACCGCAGCAAGGAGCAGGTTGCGGTACAGGTGAATCTTCGCTGCCTGGTCGGGTGTGTTGAACTGCGACACCCTCGACTTATCGACTGCGGCGGCCGCGGCGATGAGCGCGGCGGCGTTGTCGATGACCTTGCGGGTCGTGACGTAGCCGATAGCGCCTGCGCGGTCTCGCAAGTGGTCGGCTGCCGCGACGATGTCGGCTCGAGATCTCGCCGGGATGAGGCTGAGCTCCTGATCGAGCTCGAGCATCATCTCGACCGCGTCGTCGAAGTCGTGTCCTCGCAGGATGGCGCCGGTGATGTTGATGGCGTAGTTGGTCTCGGGTGACGTGCTCATGGTGGTTCTCCTTGGATGGATGTTGCTTACAAGGAGGACTGTGCGAACCGGACTGGGTTAGACAATCGAGCACACGGACAATGACTTAGCCCTGGAACGACAGATGACCCCGCCGTGGGGCGGGGTCATCTGTGATGGGACGTACGGGTTCAGCTGGCGTACCAGCGTGCCCACGAGATGGCGTTGCGCACGCAGGCCGCCGAGAGGTAGTCGAACAGCTGGGAGTCCAGACTGAGCGTCGCCGCGCGCGACCCCTTGGTCCGGAGCCTGGACTTGAACCAAGCGTTCCAGCTCTCGGCGTGGTTGCGGTAGTTGGCGATGTCGGCGTACGCCTGCCCGTCCGCGCGACTGATCGGGCGGAGATCGTTCAGCACAGGGTCGGCGGTGGAGTGGTTCGTCGAATCGGGGGTGTGGAGGGTCGGGTCCGGGTCCCAGCTGGTGGCGATGGTGAAGTCGCCGTTCTCGCACGGGATCTCCCACAACTCATCGGTGCCGAACCTAGGCTCAGGACTGCCGTTCGTGTGGGCTCGTCGCGTTGAGCTGATGCTGCGGGCTGTGGCGGTCTTGACGAGATACGTCCCATCGCTCTCCACAGAGTGCAAGGCGCCGTCGTCCGTGAAGAGATGGTGCTGGCAGACCCCCTCTGTGCCGTCGTGCTCCACCGACTTGAAGTACCTGAAGTGAGACCGGACGATCTCGTAGCCCTCATGGTGCTCCTGGTTTCGTGAGCCCGTGACGGCACCCGCGGAGGTTGACCGGTACACCGAGATGCCGAGAGGAAGGGCGGCACCTGAACGGTGAAGGTCCACGGCCGCTGCCTTGTTCAGGACGTTGTTGAATGTGCGGATCGCGGACTCGCTGAGCTTCGTGTTTTTGTCCGCGTTGAGCTCGGCCGAGAGCACCCTGTAGCGGTTGTCCGACTTCAACTGGTCGATGAGGTCGTCGGCCTGGTGGCGCACGGACGTCGCCGGGCTGGTGTTCTTGTCCTCCGCGCCTGCCTTGCGCCTCTTGGCGCTGTGCGCGGACGACTTGTTGAATACGCGGGCACCGTGTCGGCCTGCGATGTGGTCCAGAGGCCAACCGGTCATGACGCCGTCGTAGAGCAAGTTCTCTACGCCGCCGCCGGCACGGGCCGCGATGGAGCCGAATAGCTCTAACGCGGACCAAAGCTCGGCGCGAGGCGCGTAGCCGGTGGCGAGGATCACCCAGCCATGCTCCGTCGGGGTGAGCATCGACGTCATGTTCAGTCCGCTCAAGTCCAGTTTGTCGTCCTCCGTGAGGTCACTGAATGCGGTCGAGATGCGCGCGTTCTTGGTCTTGTTCACGGCGCGACTTCCGATGACCACGGTATCGCGCGTCACCGGGTCCACCATCTTCTTGACCCCGCTGAAGGGTGCGACCACGCACCCGTCTCCGATGACGGTGTTCGACATCGACGGGTTGGTCCAGTCGACGACTTCCCGAGGAACCAGGTTGCCCATGACCTGGGCCTGATCCATCGACGTGCGCTGGAAGCGCTCCTGCAGGAGCGCGTGCCAGTCCACGTTCTGGATGCGGGCACCGTTCTTCTTGCGCTGGCACGTGACGGCCTCGACGAATTGGTCGACCTGGTCCCGCGTTGGTGGCGCTTCAGGAAAGGGCATCCCTTCGGTTTCGGGCCGGGCCGCCCACACCGCGCCCAATCGCTGCCAGGTCAGTGGGTCCTTGAGCCTCTTGCTGGTCTTGACGCGCGAGGTCGTGACCCGCGTGGCTATTGCCGCGAACAGGAGCAGAGCGGTCGGGTAGCGAGACTTGGCGCCAGCGGGGCTCAGCCTGTTCAGGTGCTTGATGCGATCGCATTCGCCGGCCAGGTCGTACAGGCCATACCAGTCCAACAGTGCCATCATCTCGTCGATGTCCGTCATCTCGGACGTCTCGATGTAGTAGTCGTCGCTCATCCCGTTCCTCCTCTTAGGTGTGCGGCCGGGTGGCAGCATGAGGGGGACTGTCGGAAGGGGGCACGCAAAAGCAGTCGCGCACACCTACGGGCAAAGACTTGCTGACAGGTAGAGGTGCGTCTTCGTTCCCGCCTGCGATTCGTGGCGTTCCCGACCCGCTGCTCTCTGGCAAAGTTGCGCTCGATCGGTCTAGGTTCATGTGGCACGGAGGTCCAACATGGCCAAGAACGAACAGCAATCCCGACCGGCGGAGAAGGCGACCGCAGCATCTTTCCTGCTGAGCGAACTCAAGAACTCAGTCCCGGCTGTGTGGAAAGACTCCGGCGACTACTCAAACCAGACCTTGCTCCGGTCAAGCGAGACCTGGGCCCGGTTCATCACCCGCCAGCAAAAGCTCGGCGCCACCACACCGGCGGACTTCACTCTCCAGCACTGTCACGCCTTCGTCTGGGCGTTCGGTGCCAGCGGACAACCCGCTGAGGTCGCGACGATGCACGCCCGCCGCACCGCGCTTCGGATGGGTTTCCGGGCGCTACGGGACCTCGGGCATGACGTCGGCGACCCGACGCTCGACCTCGCCCTTCCGCCACGCACTGGCACCGCCGCCAGGCCGCTGACGGACGCTGAGGTCGGGCTCTGCCGGACCAGTGCTCGCCTAGGAGAAGCTGGGGCGGCGTCTCTGCAACGTGCGGTCGCGTGGGCTATCGGCGAGACGACAGCGGTCTCCAGCGAAATCTCCGCCGTGCGCGTGCGAGACGTCGACGACCATGAGGACCCGAGGTGGATCCGCCTGCCGGGGACCCGCCGCCACGACGCCCGCCTGGGCGAGCTCACCGACTGGGGCTCGACCATCGTCAAGCGCCACCTCCAGGTCCTTGACGAACGCAGCGCACCCCCGTCGACACCGCTCACCTACAAGGGCGATGCCGAGCCCGGACAGGCCAAGGCCCAGGCCGCCGTCTGCAACGCCCTCGGTGCGGTGCTCAAGTTCGCCGGCCTCGCCGCTGAACCTGATATCCGCCCGGCCTCACTACGGAATTGGGCCGGCCGTGCTCTCCTCGACGGCGGGATGCCTATCGAGCACGTCGCCCGCCGCATGGGCAGCCGCAGCCTCGACGCCGCCGCCGAAGACATCGGCCTGCATTGGCGGGCCACATGAGCAACCGCGGCAGCGACATCAACACCATCGCGCGCGTCCGCGCCATCTGCGGGTCCCGCAGCCTCCTCACGCTCGGGGCCCGACTCGCGTGGAGAAGCGACGTCGGTCGTCCGTCGGCTCAGCCTGCCTACGTCCTTCTCGCCTTCGGTGCCATGGCGAGGCTCGCGCGGTCTGGTGTCAGGGTCGAGCGGGACCTCGCGGAACCCGAAATCTGGGCGTTTGCCCGCAGGATGCTGGCTGACACCGCCAAAGCGTCCGGTCTTGACGTACCGGCACCAGCGGCGGCCCCACCTAGGTGGGACCACTGGC
Above is a genomic segment from Aeromicrobium chenweiae containing:
- a CDS encoding DUF6414 family protein translates to MTTENPPVGSASRSMLKIVYFDEQSASDYLDISAGGAAESKAEYIKNRTADMHGQVESKLVAKFSWLPFLGASAEASGGLDVSRVGQSILSKTLSNTILTDYLEEVAGDECVRPLRDYKVTAPADSMAFMKMYTPYMVIARTEDTGFDLARMDEALERAKGYYELLAESSVDPSEKCVLRFNIGAFRNNYGLTDLGRMRLVYHAILVGSSTEAGLSVDAEMGDAPQHTSKSPTALDVVDGPVAGSDSEVLLDVYDVVLAGVEHGV
- a CDS encoding amidohydrolase, with translation MVADLVLTNARIHDGAGWSVTADSIAVRAGRIVAIGSDLPAGAEVVDLGGAWVLPGFHDAHVHPVQAGLEMNACDLTGGGDVDGYLDRIAAYATSRPEAEWVLGGGWSMDAFPGGVPTAAALDHVLPDRPAFLPNRDHHSAWVNTAALRRAGIDRTTPDPSDGRIERDVDGEPTGALHEGAMELVRALVPPPTPAEQTRALLSAQAYLHSWGIVGWQDALVGTGLGMADSLDTYLAAARDGSLTAKVVTALWWDRARGAEQIPELLDRRARAAAAGIDAGSVKIMQDGVCETFTAAVIDPYLDGHGRPTANHGLSFIERADLASYVQQLDAADFQVHVHALGDRAVRDSLDAIEHAAAVNGRRGNRHHLAHVQIVHPDDVPRFAALDVTANAQPLWACLDEQMADLTLPFLGTAAKEQQYVFRSLLASGARLAFGSDWPVSSPDPFGAMHVAVNRRSPGSDRAALLADQGLTVAEALQAYTEGSAWVNRLEDVSGRIAVGAAADLAVVDHDVLAVPVEQIGDVRVLRTYVDGRCVHGD
- a CDS encoding LCP family protein — encoded protein: MSSPEAPAPEPTPATPPTSRKRVRPRGRRIARAFGIGALALSLVLGVGAAAAYWKFNHNIESKALDDKDHVVTDDTPKGALNVLFIGSDSRKLKTKGYGKEEGQRSDALMLVHFAKNNTRIDAVQIPRDTLTDLPSCDDTGSGAFAGGPQQMINSALAGGPSCSVRAVEQLSGVHINHFVQLDFDGFASMVNALGGVKVCLNQAMVDPDAKLDLPAGEQKLRGKDALALARTRHAVGDGSDIGRLGHQQVVMSSIINQARSAGTLTRPDRLLKFINALTSSITVDDGISSIPKLTSLAKRARAVDDSDIRFVTMPNGTAPTDPNRVVKTADADTIFAAIAKDKKVPVEGSEDDQKATRAALVKILNAAQTDGLATSAQTAMTGLDYTVSGTENAQKPAKKTRIFVDGTPEAMTTADAINRDFGFKAEIVVHTSGMSGVWLILGSDRIAGGVQPNAPKPVKATTRTASESLCA
- a CDS encoding AAA family ATPase is translated as MASEPKIVIYYGPPSWFHDQVGASKTKNFMTLINERDALRKLFRVVVAGHDGEEPISKLRRPNRVVAESADFASIQEHAITNFANLVQELHPKHLLLNNPPSRVHEQLIRAFPSTRVERHTYPTITPETLRQFRDGFADHLVGQRTVRELLLATMYPLIRPGRTKPVVVMLYGPSGVGKTETAHFINGLLGGDLLRKQFSMFHSDKFASYLFGGEHSEASLARDLLDRESGVILIDEFDKANPVFHSAFYELFDSGRFVDKNYSVDVGPALFICTSNYKTDVEIREALGDALASRFDALIEYTPLTQDEIVQVVERTVSSKVAKLSAEEQEHVDRSDLLSRLLVQLVDGPGNVRQIGKTIDSSIGLVLVRSMLSEHLAAAPTETGMEAPSQSAEA
- a CDS encoding VOC family protein translates to MTVIGAVRSIVLECRDPEPLAVFWSQVLGHEIAQRDDDWWALERPTGGPRLAFQVVEDFAPPPWPGRTGEQQIHLDVEVDDLDRGTEEVVRLGARILSDVVDEDGDPWRVFADPAGHPFCLVSFA
- a CDS encoding site-specific integrase, producing the protein MAKNEQQSRPAEKATAASFLLSELKNSVPAVWKDSGDYSNQTLLRSSETWARFITRQQKLGATTPADFTLQHCHAFVWAFGASGQPAEVATMHARRTALRMGFRALRDLGHDVGDPTLDLALPPRTGTAARPLTDAEVGLCRTSARLGEAGAASLQRAVAWAIGETTAVSSEISAVRVRDVDDHEDPRWIRLPGTRRHDARLGELTDWGSTIVKRHLQVLDERSAPPSTPLTYKGDAEPGQAKAQAAVCNALGAVLKFAGLAAEPDIRPASLRNWAGRALLDGGMPIEHVARRMGSRSLDAAAEDIGLHWRAT